One region of Rubripirellula tenax genomic DNA includes:
- a CDS encoding YqjF family protein gives MTRNVDRKDSDRTWPLPNHPWVMRMTWSDLLFAHWRVAAAKVAALLPTGVTLDTWEGQAWIGVVPFLMSNVAPRLCPPIPSVSRFLELNVRTYVTVGGKPGVWFFSLDAASLAAVRVARATFNLPYMDATMSIAQSEMGETSFKSHRTHRGERSADYDASYAAAGGFVHAEPGSLEYWLTARYCLYSANRKGRIFRGEIDHPPWSLASAVYAERINTMGEPFGLTFQNPPHVLIAKPVDVHAWIVTECNNE, from the coding sequence ATGACAAGAAACGTTGATCGCAAAGACTCAGATCGCACATGGCCGCTGCCGAATCATCCGTGGGTCATGCGAATGACGTGGTCGGACTTGCTGTTCGCCCATTGGCGTGTCGCGGCGGCGAAGGTTGCTGCGTTGCTTCCCACGGGAGTGACTTTGGACACCTGGGAAGGCCAAGCCTGGATCGGAGTCGTTCCGTTTCTGATGTCGAACGTAGCTCCGCGACTGTGTCCGCCCATCCCGAGTGTGAGTCGCTTTTTGGAATTGAACGTGCGAACCTACGTCACCGTTGGCGGAAAACCGGGCGTCTGGTTCTTTTCGCTCGACGCGGCAAGCCTCGCTGCGGTTCGGGTGGCCAGAGCAACGTTCAATCTGCCGTACATGGATGCGACGATGTCGATCGCTCAGAGCGAAATGGGCGAGACGAGTTTCAAAAGTCATCGCACGCATCGTGGCGAACGTTCGGCGGACTACGACGCAAGCTATGCCGCGGCGGGTGGCTTCGTCCACGCCGAACCGGGATCACTCGAATACTGGCTGACCGCTCGATACTGTCTTTACAGTGCCAATCGCAAAGGCAGAATTTTTCGCGGTGAAATCGATCATCCGCCCTGGTCCCTTGCGTCAGCCGTTTACGCCGAGCGAATCAACACAATGGGCGAACCGTTTGGACTTACGTTCCAAAACCCGCCGCATGTGTTGATTGCCAAGCCTGTCGACGTGCACGCGTGGATTGTGACAGAATGCAACAATGAATAG
- a CDS encoding DUF4345 family protein: MNSRFPAVVIFVTAAAWAGFAVWLGTSPGALLLAFGVNVSTPQMLTEVRAFYGGVEMAIAVAMIILWRRGDVFAALLIGGLPMAGSATGRCVGMILDGFSEMHAGFAGLEIMGAVFCGVGCAMASREAKHGPANS, from the coding sequence ATGAATAGTCGCTTCCCCGCCGTCGTCATTTTCGTCACCGCCGCTGCTTGGGCTGGATTTGCCGTCTGGCTGGGCACCAGTCCCGGCGCGTTGCTACTCGCGTTTGGCGTCAACGTATCCACCCCGCAAATGTTGACGGAAGTGCGTGCGTTCTATGGGGGTGTTGAAATGGCGATCGCGGTAGCGATGATCATCCTTTGGCGACGCGGCGATGTGTTCGCTGCATTGCTGATTGGCGGCCTGCCGATGGCCGGTTCGGCGACGGGTCGATGCGTTGGAATGATATTGGATGGTTTTTCAGAAATGCATGCTGGGTTCGCGGGCTTAGAAATCATGGGTGCGGTGTTTTGCGGGGTTGGATGCGCGATGGCGTCTCGGGAGGCGAAGCATGGACCAGCCAACTCTTGA
- a CDS encoding phytanoyl-CoA dioxygenase family protein, with protein sequence MDQPTLDRDGFCLLKQAVTAETVEQLLVVCRDTFDDDADGDTVRARSSRGHVYAARNLIKSIPEVSTVWQCDSLVGFLREQLGDQFGLVRALFFDKPPDRTWALAWHKDTSIAVRNHSIASPSVSRPTIKAGVPHVIACDEILNRMLTLRIHLDEVTDENGPLRVIPGSHVSSTSDGDGLDAAVDVHAKVGDVLAMRPLISHSSGASVPGTRRHRRILHLEFAASASLPDAIQWHDFVAYAPTR encoded by the coding sequence ATGGACCAGCCAACTCTTGATCGCGATGGGTTTTGTCTTTTGAAGCAAGCGGTGACGGCCGAAACTGTCGAACAATTGTTGGTCGTGTGTCGTGACACGTTTGATGACGACGCCGATGGCGATACCGTGCGGGCGAGATCCAGTCGAGGGCACGTGTACGCAGCCAGAAACTTGATCAAGTCGATTCCCGAAGTCTCAACCGTTTGGCAATGCGATTCGCTCGTCGGTTTTCTTCGCGAGCAACTCGGCGACCAATTCGGATTGGTTCGGGCGTTGTTCTTCGACAAACCGCCAGACCGAACGTGGGCTTTGGCTTGGCACAAAGACACATCCATCGCCGTGAGAAACCATTCGATCGCGTCACCTTCCGTTTCGCGACCAACCATCAAAGCCGGTGTGCCGCACGTGATCGCTTGCGACGAAATCTTGAACCGAATGCTAACGCTTCGGATTCACCTGGACGAAGTGACCGACGAAAACGGGCCGCTGCGAGTGATCCCAGGCTCGCACGTTTCATCGACCAGTGACGGCGATGGTTTAGATGCTGCTGTCGATGTTCACGCAAAGGTCGGTGACGTGTTGGCAATGCGGCCCTTGATCAGCCATTCAAGTGGCGCATCAGTACCAGGAACACGACGTCATCGACGCATCCTGCACCTAGAATTCGCAGCGTCTGCAAGCTTACCCGACGCGATACAGTGGCACGACTTCGTCGCGTATGCGCCGACACGATAG
- a CDS encoding FG-GAP-like repeat-containing protein: MEVHNEVRYSFDEATTFGHFSSVGWYVMRGLFFGMIVCVMGAVGCGKSGSTAIVPQQQEQSQDLLHAWEAATGTRNWQEAWELSPAILSQYPDDPEIAAAIARVAHELGKADVAAELLVQACRAESFQDSARVEQMFAAMLSVGQLYECMDVLEESLASQPNHHSIRRKLFELHWGTEDRPRARPHARFLVQSRQFDIELLIALVESSTRTKVEKPLMDLVARYPEDLRPLTARAKTELDRGRLGEARATLEKVLLNHPQHVPANVLLGKLQIAESNFDEFAVATARMDRNLDDYPEYWIALGDWCQSENLTEEAAKAYWEATRRDADSTDAWLKLRGVWNLIAHPETMDDVTAKAVASRSTQLNRLNQLVSEFKITGKESVSLAIDISQTLVDLGRIWEAEAWTAIATTFASGDRPGLTQTRQTIVAKLRRKTPWQLTEGHPELTVSLSTFPAPDLATRNRIATGGGRDSAQPSNDGEQATNRYVLTDESQQRGLRFFGRTGDDLDRPGIMLYQFNGCGGGTIDFDLDGWSDVYLSAAGGQPPLVDSAENSLFRNESGSFRNVTSFSGGDDKRFGQGVAIGDINEDGFPDILVMNYGPDVLLVNNGDGTFKDVSDRLGPGNSKTAWSTSGAIADLNDDGISDLVILHYTVGLDAVLYKCPSPGLDIARACTPLRFPALQDQFMQGTSVGFFEDKTSDWNAVPSIAGRGLGVTVGCFDDVAGVDVFITNDMTSNHFWTRSLQPEFKLLESGLMNGLASGDRSLAQGSMGIATGDLDRDGEVDFYVTNFAYECNTLHQRSETGLWRDQTYSAKLELPTLSLVGFGTAAIDLDNDGMLEIVLTNGHVDSFPEGDDAVPYAQPMQIFQRDKGGRYFDRTAETESEYVARKHVGRALWTIDANRDGLTDFMVTHQTEPVALMINHARDSNRWIDLRLSGTTCARDAIGAVVEVQSGDQRWTCHQTSGDGFLASDERAIRVGLGRSSEACQVTVHWPGGHVESFPSLGVDQQWLLVQGESEGFELSLPD, translated from the coding sequence ATGGAAGTTCACAATGAGGTACGCTACTCGTTCGACGAAGCGACCACATTCGGTCATTTCTCTTCCGTTGGATGGTACGTGATGCGAGGATTGTTTTTTGGAATGATCGTCTGCGTCATGGGAGCCGTGGGCTGCGGTAAGTCTGGTTCCACCGCGATTGTGCCACAGCAGCAGGAACAATCACAAGATTTGTTGCACGCATGGGAAGCAGCAACCGGAACGAGGAATTGGCAGGAAGCATGGGAGCTCTCGCCGGCCATTTTGAGTCAGTATCCTGACGACCCCGAGATCGCCGCCGCAATTGCGAGGGTGGCCCACGAGCTTGGGAAAGCAGATGTGGCCGCGGAATTGTTGGTGCAAGCCTGTCGAGCTGAGTCCTTTCAGGATTCAGCAAGGGTCGAACAGATGTTTGCTGCGATGCTATCCGTTGGGCAGCTCTATGAGTGCATGGACGTCCTTGAAGAGTCTCTTGCAAGTCAACCGAACCACCACTCAATCAGGCGAAAACTATTCGAATTGCACTGGGGCACGGAAGACCGCCCTCGTGCCCGTCCGCACGCACGCTTTCTCGTGCAGAGTCGACAATTCGATATTGAGCTGCTGATCGCACTGGTCGAGTCGTCGACTAGAACGAAGGTCGAAAAACCGCTGATGGATCTCGTGGCTCGATATCCCGAGGATCTGCGTCCGTTGACCGCGCGGGCAAAGACAGAACTTGATCGAGGTCGATTAGGTGAAGCAAGAGCGACATTGGAAAAAGTGCTTTTGAATCATCCACAGCATGTGCCTGCGAACGTTTTGCTAGGGAAGCTGCAAATAGCTGAAAGCAATTTCGATGAGTTCGCTGTGGCCACCGCGAGGATGGATAGAAACCTTGACGACTATCCGGAGTATTGGATCGCCCTAGGTGATTGGTGCCAATCCGAAAATCTCACCGAAGAAGCGGCCAAGGCTTACTGGGAGGCAACCCGACGCGACGCGGATTCAACCGATGCATGGCTGAAACTCCGCGGCGTATGGAATCTCATTGCCCATCCAGAGACAATGGACGATGTGACTGCTAAGGCGGTTGCCAGTCGCAGCACGCAATTGAATCGTCTCAATCAATTGGTGTCTGAATTCAAAATAACTGGCAAAGAATCCGTTTCTTTGGCGATTGACATTTCGCAAACGCTAGTCGATCTGGGACGCATTTGGGAAGCAGAAGCTTGGACTGCCATCGCAACCACCTTTGCCAGCGGCGACAGACCAGGCTTGACCCAAACGCGTCAAACGATCGTTGCGAAACTCCGCCGCAAGACGCCCTGGCAACTCACCGAGGGCCACCCCGAACTGACCGTTTCACTTTCGACTTTTCCTGCACCAGACCTAGCCACTCGAAATCGCATCGCCACGGGTGGCGGACGTGATTCAGCTCAACCTTCCAATGATGGCGAGCAAGCGACGAATCGCTATGTGTTGACCGATGAGTCGCAGCAACGAGGGTTGCGATTTTTTGGGCGAACAGGCGATGATCTCGACCGTCCAGGAATCATGCTCTATCAGTTCAATGGCTGTGGAGGTGGAACCATTGATTTCGATCTTGATGGTTGGAGTGACGTCTATTTGTCAGCCGCGGGTGGCCAACCACCGCTTGTCGATTCTGCCGAGAACTCGCTATTCCGAAACGAATCCGGGTCGTTCCGGAACGTCACGTCGTTTTCGGGAGGAGATGACAAGAGATTTGGCCAAGGAGTTGCCATCGGTGATATCAATGAGGACGGGTTTCCGGACATCCTGGTGATGAACTATGGCCCCGATGTTTTGCTGGTCAACAACGGAGATGGAACGTTCAAAGATGTTAGCGATCGACTGGGGCCAGGCAATTCAAAAACCGCATGGTCCACCAGCGGCGCGATTGCTGACCTGAATGATGACGGGATATCGGACTTGGTCATCTTGCACTACACCGTCGGCCTTGACGCCGTATTGTACAAGTGTCCGAGTCCTGGTTTGGATATCGCCCGCGCCTGCACACCGCTCAGGTTTCCGGCGTTGCAAGATCAGTTCATGCAGGGCACATCGGTGGGGTTTTTTGAGGACAAGACTTCGGACTGGAATGCTGTTCCTTCGATCGCAGGTCGCGGCTTGGGAGTCACCGTCGGCTGCTTTGATGACGTCGCGGGCGTTGATGTGTTCATTACCAACGACATGACCAGCAATCATTTTTGGACGCGATCTTTGCAACCCGAATTCAAGCTCTTGGAATCTGGCTTGATGAACGGACTTGCGTCGGGAGATCGCTCGCTCGCACAGGGTTCAATGGGGATTGCTACAGGTGACCTCGACCGTGACGGCGAAGTCGATTTTTACGTCACGAACTTTGCGTATGAATGCAATACACTTCACCAACGATCGGAAACGGGCTTGTGGCGAGACCAGACTTACTCGGCCAAGCTCGAGCTTCCAACACTATCGCTTGTCGGCTTCGGAACTGCGGCGATCGATCTTGACAATGATGGAATGCTGGAGATCGTACTGACAAATGGACACGTGGACAGTTTTCCAGAAGGCGATGATGCGGTCCCCTACGCACAGCCGATGCAGATTTTCCAGCGTGACAAAGGGGGTCGGTATTTCGATCGCACGGCGGAAACCGAAAGCGAGTACGTCGCCCGCAAGCACGTTGGGCGTGCGCTGTGGACCATCGATGCGAATCGCGATGGGTTGACCGATTTCATGGTGACTCACCAAACCGAACCCGTGGCACTGATGATCAATCACGCTCGTGATTCGAATCGCTGGATTGACCTGCGGCTGTCGGGTACCACGTGCGCGCGTGACGCCATCGGCGCCGTCGTTGAAGTTCAGTCAGGCGATCAGCGGTGGACGTGCCACCAAACTTCTGGTGACGGTTTTCTTGCCAGCGACGAACGTGCCATCCGAGTCGGTTTGGGCAGGTCATCGGAAGCCTGCCAAGTGACCGTCCACTGGCCTGGTGGGCATGTTGAATCGTTTCCATCCCTGGGCGTCGACCAACAGTGGTTGTTGGTTCAAGGTGAAAGCGAAGGTTTTGAGCTTTCGCTTCCTGATTGA
- a CDS encoding DUF2007 domain-containing protein: protein MNQNPYEPPGEKPEDDSSVGSESDDQAIATPVLAYTASGNLEAHSVVTWLESNDVQAYAVEDNSSVGSSLFGTVSQFHKPQVFVDTSDADRAGALILQFEQQRDLRHKDLADAPPIKAECEDCGATSEFPANQDGTTQTCPKCHAFIDVGEIDWPEDFDFEEAESVSTTPDNIEDAIDAASRLDSRGDWDEAIVAYKDAASRWPDHATYIGNCIREIEGKRNAANESRE, encoded by the coding sequence ATGAACCAAAACCCTTACGAACCGCCTGGTGAGAAACCCGAAGATGATTCTTCCGTGGGATCTGAATCTGACGACCAAGCGATTGCCACACCAGTGCTTGCCTATACGGCGAGTGGAAACTTGGAAGCACATTCGGTCGTGACGTGGTTAGAATCCAATGATGTTCAAGCCTACGCGGTTGAAGACAATTCCAGTGTTGGATCGAGTCTCTTTGGAACGGTTAGCCAATTCCACAAGCCACAAGTCTTTGTCGATACGTCAGATGCAGATCGGGCCGGCGCGCTGATTCTTCAGTTTGAACAGCAGCGAGACCTTCGCCACAAAGACCTTGCCGATGCTCCGCCAATCAAGGCAGAGTGTGAAGACTGTGGGGCGACCAGCGAATTTCCCGCAAACCAGGATGGGACGACGCAGACCTGTCCAAAGTGCCATGCTTTCATCGACGTAGGTGAAATCGATTGGCCCGAAGACTTTGATTTCGAAGAAGCCGAATCTGTTTCGACGACCCCCGACAACATCGAAGACGCGATCGATGCCGCTTCGCGTCTCGATAGCCGTGGCGACTGGGACGAGGCGATCGTCGCGTACAAGGACGCGGCAAGCCGATGGCCTGACCACGCAACCTATATCGGCAACTGTATCCGTGAAATCGAAGGCAAACGCAATGCCGCGAATGAATCCAGAGAATGA
- a CDS encoding ankyrin repeat domain-containing protein, which yields MVNELFCICCERDPDHADQLKRIDAAVTNGVDVHQSDKNGVTALHHAVRFRNPMAVQALIRHGTGVNRCCRRSGSTPLHRAVCNTGAPGTAGRTDAVREIIRILISAGADTTIANKSGKTPRDYVTDASLLVLLDAKHKA from the coding sequence ATGGTCAATGAACTTTTCTGCATCTGCTGTGAGCGCGATCCGGACCATGCGGACCAACTAAAACGCATCGATGCTGCGGTCACAAACGGCGTCGACGTTCACCAATCCGACAAGAACGGCGTGACGGCGTTGCATCATGCAGTCCGGTTTCGGAATCCCATGGCGGTTCAGGCTCTGATTCGACACGGCACAGGCGTCAATCGGTGTTGCCGAAGAAGCGGTTCGACACCGTTGCACCGCGCGGTTTGCAACACCGGTGCTCCTGGCACCGCTGGGCGAACCGACGCCGTCCGTGAAATTATCCGCATTCTGATCTCCGCCGGCGCCGACACAACGATCGCGAACAAGTCGGGTAAGACGCCTCGCGACTATGTGACGGATGCATCGCTGCTAGTTCTGTTGGACGCAAAACACAAGGCATGA
- a CDS encoding class I SAM-dependent methyltransferase, whose translation MYRENYLESRERCLAAFGPKEASEYDAWVAVLTRQDHEACLADLSNCVSLVADTNVLDAGAGTGALCHALTLVPGLRVTALEPCPAMRSILNAKPDLSHIETVAGFCDHPSDRDLFEDGQFDVIASRQLTNCLYDPLAAFRNWHAWLQPLGTVVVMDGLFDRSAWSGIWDGVVDTLPLSACRTMATVPYLMEQCGFRVTFAGFMEVTNTLPSTRTMRYMVAAKKCDG comes from the coding sequence GTGTATCGAGAGAACTACCTCGAATCGAGAGAACGTTGCCTTGCCGCGTTTGGCCCGAAAGAGGCGTCTGAATACGACGCTTGGGTTGCCGTGCTCACACGGCAAGATCACGAAGCGTGTCTGGCTGATCTAAGCAATTGTGTATCGCTGGTAGCCGATACCAACGTCCTTGATGCTGGTGCGGGAACGGGCGCGTTGTGCCACGCACTAACGCTCGTGCCTGGCCTGCGGGTTACCGCCTTGGAGCCTTGCCCCGCGATGCGTTCGATACTGAACGCCAAGCCGGACCTGTCGCACATCGAAACTGTTGCCGGTTTCTGCGACCATCCGTCTGACCGAGATCTTTTCGAGGATGGGCAATTCGACGTCATTGCTTCTCGCCAGCTCACCAATTGCCTCTACGACCCATTGGCGGCGTTTCGAAACTGGCACGCATGGCTACAACCGTTGGGCACGGTCGTTGTGATGGATGGCTTGTTTGATCGGTCCGCCTGGTCCGGCATTTGGGATGGCGTGGTGGACACACTTCCGCTTTCGGCGTGCCGGACAATGGCGACGGTTCCCTATTTGATGGAGCAATGCGGTTTTCGAGTGACCTTTGCCGGCTTCATGGAAGTCACCAATACGCTTCCGTCCACCCGGACGATGCGATACATGGTTGCTGCGAAAAAATGTGATGGATAG